The genomic interval CTTTCGAGCAAGTTGGGGACAATGGCTTTGTCAAATCCGGAGTTGATGTCCGCTTCAATTTTCGGCAGCGCCTCTTTGGGAATCGTATGCAAGGCGTCGTTGTAGATGAGCTTGGTTTCGATCAATTGTTTGAGGATCGGCCGATAGGCCTGGCGAAACGCTGCTTCGCGTTGCTCGGGAGCTATTGTTAGCTTGTTGTTGTGAATCGTATTGCTGATGACGGCCTTCATGTCGCCGACCAAGATGACCTCGCTACCGATCTTGGCGGCAATCTGCGCATCGGGAATATCCTTCGGTGGACCAGGCCAGACTTGAAGGTTCTTGGTCTCGAAGTTGGGAGCGGCGGGCACCGTACCAAGTGGCGGCGATGCAGCGGAAGAATTAACGTTCGCGAGTGATTGGACAGGCGCCGAGTTGGCGATCATCGGCGCAGTTGCCACGCCGATCCCCGCCGATGCCGGCTGGGTGATAGGCGATTGCGGAATGGGCAGTGCGCTTGACGGAGGCACTTGGGCAACATATTGCGGCCGGTTAGTCGCAGCAGGAGCATGTCGCTCCGTCGGTGGCTCCCAGGTGGTCACGCCCAATTGGCTTGAAGCATTTGCAGGCGCCGTCGCTTGAGGCTGCGCAGTCATCCCCGGCGGCGGCGATGAACCCGGCCATGCAATAGGGCGGGCCACCGGAACAGGCTGCATCGGTGGGCGGGAGATGCTGTCGTAAGGAATTTGCGAAAGCGGGTCATTCGGAGGTGCTGTGCCAGTGTTCGCCAACGGAGAAGAACGTGACCGATCTGGCGACTGGGCGCGAACTCGGTTGGCCATTTCGATCAACTCTTGCGCTAGCCCGGGGCGCAACCACATCGTGGCCAGCAAAACTAGCGTTAGCGAGAGCGCAAAT from Pirellulales bacterium carries:
- a CDS encoding peptidylprolyl isomerase, whose protein sequence is MMRAVYPFALSLTLVLLATMWLRPGLAQELIEMANRVRAQSPDRSRSSPLANTGTAPPNDPLSQIPYDSISRPPMQPVPVARPIAWPGSSPPPGMTAQPQATAPANASSQLGVTTWEPPTERHAPAATNRPQYVAQVPPSSALPIPQSPITQPASAGIGVATAPMIANSAPVQSLANVNSSAASPPLGTVPAAPNFETKNLQVWPGPPKDIPDAQIAAKIGSEVILVGDMKAVISNTIHNNKLTIAPEQREAAFRQAYRPILKQLIETKLIYNDALHTIPKEALPKIEADINSGFDKAIVPNLLESYGAVNPQDLDRKMRDSGSSLDFMRRYFFETTMANQWKLSKIKTKEEVPHSEVLGYYKSHLSEYEFPAKARWEELMVWFDRFPDKSAAYAAICHLGIAVQQGQPFAEVARANSQGLTASDGGQWDWTAKGALATKPIDQAIFGLPVGRLSQVIETDRGFHIVRVVERTEAGRRQFIDIQNDIKKQIKEQRDQKQKDDYMNDLRARTKVWTMFDHEPGGLDGPKQEKRSIFE